The following proteins come from a genomic window of Lolium rigidum isolate FL_2022 chromosome 5, APGP_CSIRO_Lrig_0.1, whole genome shotgun sequence:
- the LOC124656973 gene encoding protein WEAK CHLOROPLAST MOVEMENT UNDER BLUE LIGHT 1-like → MENAETKARETTTMSQEIEKNVEDLTLELISLKESLTSSHATHIIAEERRINVAMAYEQEKANWQDEQKEADEEVQKLNDEISASKDLESKLEASSALLVNLQGEFTAYMEGILPEKASEAGEEVPSMVSVRMTLAKTTKELEDMRMNIEKAKDEVKGLWNTAAALRADLEKEKADITALREKQHHASVSATSLQEELRKTARELMVVQERTNAARMPPELQQATQETERAKAKVRLAQDEVAKAREEADRAKAEVNVVQLRLEAVSREILAVKTSEEIAMASANALQEYKHEGEIEPQAERRSHNNMKVPIEEYDALSKRAQEAEDLAKKRVMQAVEKIKEAKEGEVRSLDQLYQLTKQIDDRRVALRSAQEKAFSAQDTKLTMESELRKMRVKHDQPHGEMDLPIADICLLNSACSFDAAGSSGSNPQMRGTCLPRADTIATSSVAESKARKSYFPRSIVTMFMGSRKKTHSK, encoded by the coding sequence ATGGAGAATGCCGAGACTAAAGCACGCGAAACCACCACCATGTCTCAGGAAATCGAGAAGAACGTCGAGGACCTTACCCTTGAGCTCATTTCACTGAAAGAGTCACTTACCTCTTCACATGCTACCCATATTATAGCAGAAGAGCGAAGAATAAATGTGGCTATGGCGTATGAGCAAGAAAAAGCTAATTGGCAGGATGAGCAGAAGGAAGCTGATGAGGAGGTTCAAAAGCTGAATGACGAGATCTCAGCCAGTAAAGATCTCGAGTCCAAGCTTGAAGCTTCCTCTGCATTGCTGGTGAATCTGCAAGGTGAGTTTACTGCTTATATGGAAGGAATACTGCCTGAGAAGGCAAGTGAGGCTGGAGAGGAAGTGCCATCAATGGTTAGTGTTCGGATGACACTGGCGAAGACCACAAAGGAGCTTGAGGATATGAGGATGAACATTGAAAAAGCCAAGGATGAGGTTAAAGGGCTTTGGAATACTGCTGCTGCATTGCGAGCTGATCTTGAGAAGGAGAAGGCAGACATCACAGCATTGAGGGAGAAACAGCACCATGCTTCTGTTTCAGCCACATCTCTCCAGGAGGAACTGAGAAAAACGGCACGTGAGCTGATGGTGGTGCAGGAGAGAACTAATGCAGCTAGAATGCCCCCAGAGCTACAGCAGGCTACTCAAGAAACAGAACGAGCTAAGGCGAAGGTTCGGTTGGCCCAGGATGAGGTTGCAAAGGCTAGGGAAGAGGCAGACCGAGCCAAGGCAGAGGTCAATGTCGTCCAGTTGAGGCTGGAAGCAGTGTCAAGGGAGATACTTGCGGTGAAAACATCAGAAGAAATTGCAATGGCCTCAGCAAATGCGCTGCAAGAGTACAAACATGAGGGAGAAATAGAACCCCAAGCTGAGAGAAGAAGTCACAACAACATGAAGGTGCCGATCGAAGAGTATGATGCGTTGAGCAAGAGAGCACAGGAAGCTGAGGACCTAGCTAAGAAGCGGGTTATGCAGGCGGTTGAGAAGATAAAAGAGGCGAAGGAGGGAGAGGTTAGGAGCTTGGATCAGTTGTATCAGTTGACCAAACAGATAGATGATAGGAGGGTTGCGCTGAGGTCGGCGCAGGAGAAAGCCTTTTCGGCACAGGATACCAAGTTAACAATGGAGAGCGAGCTGAGGAAGATGAGAGTAAAGCACGATCAACCGCATGGCGAGATGGATCTTCCGATTGCTGATATCTGCCTTCTGAATAGTGCATGCTCTTTTGATGCAGCAGGATCATCTGGTTCCAATCCTCAAATGCGCGGAACATGCCTGCCTAGAGCTGACACCATAGCGACAAGTTCAGTAGCAGAGTCAAAGGCGCGAAAGTCGTACTTCCCTCGGTCCATAGTGACGATGTTCATGGGTAGTAGGAAGAAGACACATTCCAAGTGA